Proteins encoded by one window of Sparus aurata unplaced genomic scaffold, fSpaAur1.1, whole genome shotgun sequence:
- the LOC115577814 gene encoding GATA zinc finger domain-containing protein 14-like → MTTTTATSSYNNNNCSNYHNNNGSHYNNRSGSNNNNHSSSNNYNHSSSNNNNYSSSNDNNHNNNNHRCSNNNKHSGSNYNNRSGSYNNNNNCSNYHNSNGSHYNNRSGSNNNNHSSSNNYSTNNNHSYPNNNNHSGYNNNNYSSSNDNNHSYVDTNNYSCPNNNHSSSDNNNDCCSDDNNHISSNCRNYNCPNNNNHSGSNNNNYSSSNNNNHSSSNNYNHSGSNYKNYSSSNYNNHSCSNNYNNYSCSNNNNYNLPNNNNHNCSNCYNNSCSHYNNNYSSSNNNNHSYSNNNNHSGYNNNKYSSSNDNNHSNVDTNNYSCPNNNNHSSSDNNNHGCSDDNNHNNNNNCSNYHNNNGSHYNNRSGSNNNNHSSSNNYNHSSSNNNNYSSSNDNNHSYGDTNNYSCPNNNNHSSSDNNNHGCSDANKHRG, encoded by the exons atgacaacaaccacagcaac CAgctcctacaacaacaacaactgctccAACTACCACAACAACAATGGCTCCCACTACAACAACCGCAGcggctccaacaacaacaaccacagcagctccaacaactacaaccacagcagctccaacaacaacaactacagcagctccaatgacaacaacca caacaacaacaaccacagatgctccaacaacaacaaacacagcggctccaactacaacaaccgcAGCGgctcctacaacaacaacaacaactgctccAACTACCACAACAGCAATGGCTCCCACTACAACAACCGCAGcggctccaacaacaacaaccacagcagctccaacaactac tccaccaacaacaaccacagctaccCCAACAACAATAACCACAGcggctacaacaacaacaactacagcagctccaatgacaacaaccacagctacgTCGACACCAACAACTACAGTtgccccaacaacaaccacagcagctccgacaacaacaacgacTGCTGCTCCGACGACAACAACCACATCAGCTCCAACTGCAGGAACTACaactgccccaacaacaacaatcacagcggctccaacaacaacaactacagcagctccaacaacaacaatcacagcagctccaacaattacaaccacagcggctccaactacaagaactacagcagctccaactacaacaaccacagctgctccaa caactacaacaactacagctgctccaacaacaacaactacaacctccccaacaacaacaaccacaactgctccaactgctacaacaacagctgctcccactacaacaac aactacagcagctccaacaacaacaaccacagctactccaACAACAATAACCACAGcggctacaacaacaacaaatacagcagctccaatgacaacaaccacagcaacGTCGACACCAACAACTACAgttgccccaacaacaacaaccacagcagctccgacaacaacaaccacgGCTGCTCCGACGACAACAACCAC aacaacaacaacaactgctccAACTACCACAACAACAATGGCTCCCACTACAACAACCGCAGcggctccaacaacaacaaccacagcagctccaacaactacaaccacagcagctccaacaacaacaactacagcagctccaatGACAACAACCACAGTTACGGCGACACCAACAACTACAgttgccccaacaacaacaaccacagcagctccgacaacaacaaccacgGCTGCTCCGACGCCAACAAACACAGGGGctag
- the LOC115577815 gene encoding mucin-5AC-like, whose product MAAPTRTTTMALSITTTAAPTTSTTAAPTTTTATAPTTKITAAPPTATAAAPTTTTTATPTITTTAPPTTTTTAAPTTTTTAASTTTTMAAPTTTTTVAPTTTTTVAPTTTTTALRTTTTTAAHTTTTTAALTTATTAAPTTTTAPTTTTTATLTTINTAASTTTITAAPTTTTTAAPTTTTTAAPTTTTTAAPTTTTTAAPTTKTTATPTTTTTAAPTTTTTAAPTTTTTAALTITTTAAPTTTTTAAPTTKTTAAPTTTTTAALTTATMTTAAPTTTTADPTSRTTAVLTTTTTAPPRTTITAALTATVIAALTSATTTAATTTPITASMTTTSTATSTTPTTVAPTTTTKDAATTTAPPTTTGTAGPTATAAGPTTTTTAVLTTTTTAPPTTTTTAGPATTTTGVSTTTTTPAPTTTTTAAPRTTTTAAPTTTARDARTTPITAATTTTSTVAPTTTTTAGPTTTTIAAATSILDRVTYVISAILQNEIFTYELLNRNSPRFKELSGKATGRCNEIYQARFGSDFDQCIVRQFRTAQTQQIRAVGTAVEFSVEFNRSIPISALPLNTVVAQTLVDAANDPNTFNVTFGASSVVLISGPVPGTTLAAVTTAATTATSAAHKKTTTAAPTTTTATAAQTTTTTATKTTTAAPSTTTTPDPTSTITAAVTETTAASTTTTTTAVPTTTTTAAPVTTTAAAPTTTSAATTTTTTTTTTAALTIITTAAATSTPDRVTYVISAILQNEIFTDELLNHTSPRFKELSAKATGRCNQIYRARFGSDFDQCIVRQFSGSSSCHYSSCNDNCCNYNCCNNKSCNYNCYNNNLCNDNCCKDNSCNSNCCNNNSYNYNCRNDKQQHFLQIF is encoded by the exons atgGCTGCTCCTACTAGAACAACCACAATGGCTCTGAGTataacaaccacagcggctccaacaacatcaaccacagcggctccaactacaaccaCTGCAACGGCTCCAACAACAAAAATTACAGCAGCTCCACCCACTGCAACcgcagcagctccaacaacaacaaccacagctaccCCAACAATAACAACCACAGCtcctccaacaacaacaactacagcagctccaacaacaacaaccacagcggcttcaactacaacaaccatggcggctccaactacaacaacgaCAGtggctccaacaacaacaaccacagtggctccaactacaacaaccacagctctTCGAACTactacaacaacagctgctcacactacaacaaccacagcggctctaactacagcaaccacagcagctccaacaacaaccacggctccaacaacaacaaccactgcTACTCTTACAACAATAAACACAGCggcttcaacaacaacaatcacagcagctccaacaactacaactacagcagctccaacaacaacaaccacagctgccccaacaacaacaaccacagcagctccaacaacaacaaccacggCTGCTCCTACTACAAAAACCACAGCaactccaactacaacaaccacagcggctccaacaacaacaactacagctgccccaacaacaacaaccacagctgccctaACAataacaaccacagcggctccaactacaacaaccacagcggctcctacAACAaaaaccacagctgctccaactaccacaacaacagctgctctgACAACTGCAACTATGACAACAGCAGCTCcgacaacaactacagctgacCCAACAAGCAGAACTACAGCTGTTTTgacaactacaactacagcaCCTCCGAGAACAACAATTACAGCTGCCCTGACAGCTACAGTTATAGCAGCTCTGACATcagcaacaaccacagctgccacaaCAACACCAATCACAGCTTCCATGACAACAACAAGCACAGCTACATCGACAACACCAACCACAGTTGCTCCAACTACAACTACCAAAGATGCCGCAACAACTACAGCACCTCCAACAACTACAGGTACAGCAGGTCCGACAGCAACTGCAGCTGGcccaacaaccacaactacagctGTCTTgacaactacaactacagcacctccgacaacaacaactacagctggcccagcaaccacaacaacaggtgtctcaacaactacaacaacacctgctccaacaacaacaactacagcagctccaagAACAAccaccacagcggctccaacaaCTACAGCCAGAGATGCCAGGACAACACCCATCACAGCTGCTACGACAACAACAAGCACAgttgctccaacaacaacaactacagctggcccaacaacaacaaccatagCTGCAGCAACCTCAATACTTGACCGTGTCACCTATGTCATATCAGCAATCTTGCAAAATGAGATCTTCACATATGAGTTGCTAAACCGCAACAGCCCTCGCTTCAAAGAGCTTTCTGGTAAAGCTACAGGTCGT TGTAACGAAATATATCAAGCAAGATTTGGTTCTGACTTTGATCAGTGCATTGTGAGACAATTcag GACTGCTCAAACTCAACAAATACGAGCGGTTGGAACTGCAGTAGAGTTTTCAGTTGAGTTCAATCGGTCTATTCCCATTTCAGCACTCCCACTGAATACTGTTGTTGCTCAAACCTTAGTTGATGCTGCAAATGATCCGAACACCTTCAATGTGACCTTTGGTGCCTCTTCagttgtattaatat CGGGTCCAGTTCCTGGCACTACACTTGCTGCAGTGACAACTGCTGCAACCACAGCAACCAGTGCTgcccataaaaaaacaactacagcagctccaacaacaacaacagctacagCTGCCCAAACGACAACAACCACAGCCACcaaaacaactacagctgctccAAGTACAACAACAACTCCAGATCCAACATCAACAATCACAGCTGCTGTGACTGAAACTACAGCtgcttcaacaacaacaacaaccacagccgtcccaacaacaacaaccacagcagctcctgtaacaacaacagcagcagctccaacaactacaTCAGCTgctacaacaactacaactaccacaacaaccacagctgctctaACAATAATAACCACAGCTGCAGCAACCTCAACACCTGACCGTGTCACTTATGTCATATCAGCAATCTTGCAAAATGAGATCTTCACAGATGAGTTGCTCAACCACACCAGCCCTCGATTCAAAGAGCTTTCAGCCAAAGCTACAGGTCGT TGTAATCAAATATATCGAGCAAGATTTGGTTCTGACTTTGACCAGTGCATTGTAAGACAATTCAG cGGGTCCAGTTCCTGCCACTACAGTTCCTGCAACGACAACTGCTGCAACTACAACTGCTGCAACAATAAAAGCTGTAACTACAACTGCTACAATAACAACCTCTGTAATGACAACTGCTGCAAAGACAACAGCTGTAACTCCAACTGCTGCAATAACAACAGCTATAACTACAATTGCAGGAacgacaaacaacaacacttcctTCAGATCTTTTAA
- the LOC115577818 gene encoding uncharacterized protein DDB_G0285291-like, giving the protein LQPQRLQQQQLQQLQQQSQQQQSPWLQLQKPQLLKLLQQQLLALQQPRRLQLHQPQRLKKQQLQQLQQQQPQLLQQQ; this is encoded by the exons ttacaaccacagcggctccaacaacaacaactacagcagctccaacaa cagtcccaacaacaacaatcaccGTGGCTCCAACTACAAAAACCGCAGCTGCTCAAACTACTACAACAACAGCTACTCGCACTACAACAACCACGGCGGCTCCAACTACATCAACCACAGCggctaaaaaaacaacaactacagcagctccaacaacaacaaccacagctactccaACAACAATAA